Proteins encoded within one genomic window of Ostrinia nubilalis chromosome 5, ilOstNubi1.1, whole genome shotgun sequence:
- the LOC135071698 gene encoding nitric oxide synthase-like protein: protein MAPGVIQNSETIINNSLEVIAADNGAFMNQLLVQPKTCPIDHFDFPENGTEDGQVKIEEVKELKKPVRRVIRPKVLKNYESHDYLYDRLYEDTCPRVPTLCNERACLGSLMAIPGRGEEPRDPEEVLNDAKDFFGQYFASIRRANTPAHEARWKLVQDEVARTGTYQLTTTELVFGAKLAWRNASRCIGRIQWSKLQVFDCRQVTTTSGMFEALCNHIKYSTNKGNIRSAITVFPQRTDGKHDYRIWNSQLISYAGYRQPDGTVLGDPMHCEFTELCIKLGWKPPRTAWDILPLVLSANGKDPDYFEIPRELVMEIHMTHPGYDWFEELNLRWYALPAVSSMRFDCGGIEFTANAFNGWYMSTEIGCRNFCDTNRLNVLEKVAQKMGLDTRTPVNLWRDKALVEVNVAVLHSFQQQNATIVDHHTASESFIKHLDNENRLRSGCPADWIWIVPPMSSSITPVFHQEMALYYLRPSYEYQEPAWKTHQWQKSKPITGKRPINRKFHFKQIARAVKFTSKLFGRALSKRIKATVLYATETGKSEQYAKELGVIFGHAFNAQVHCMADYDITSIEHEALLLVVTSTFGNGDPPENGVAFGEHLCEILYTDQVGEEMTGNQMLTPKSFIKANSQMELQRYAAGNPKKLSRLESLKGSATDATSIDSFGPLSNVRFAVFALGSSAYPNFCNFGKYVDKLLGDLGGERIHDIATGDEMCGQDQAFRKWASSVFNVACETFCLDDDETLQEAKRALGTVALSEETVRFAHAVGRPPTLPAALQSALNKQFVTCIVKANKDLGDASAERSTIFIDMEPKDEIKYDPGDHVGIIACNRKELVDGLLARLQDVDDFDEPLQLQLMKETHTSSGPVKSWEPHERLPVLSVRDLFTRFLDITTPPTTILLQYLAKTCEDEEERKQLSILATDPGAYEDWRHFHFPTLPEVLDQFQSARPSASLIAALLSPLQPRFYSISSSPIAHPKRLHLTVAVVTYRTQDGEGPVHYGVCSNYLMDRKPGDEVYLFIRSAPNFHLPQDLSVPLILIGPGTGIAPFRGFWHHRRAMLNSRSRQNAGPVWLFFGCRTKTMDLYREEKEQALKEGVLSKVFLALSREKCVPKMYVQEVAEKEGQEIHDLLINRGAHFYVCGDCKMAEDVHQKLKGIIKKHGNMTDDQVQNFMFMLKEENRYHEDIFGITLRTAEVHNASRESARRNRVAAQP, encoded by the exons ATGGCTCCCGGAGTCATCCAGAACTCGGAAACCATCATCAACAACTCTTTGGAAGTCATCGCGGCTGACAATGGGGCTTTTATGAACCAGTTGTTGGTGCAACCCAAAACTTGCCCCATCGACCATTTTGATTTCCCCGAAAACGGGACAGAAGATGGTCAGGTGAAGATTGAGGAGGTGAAAGAGCTGAAGAAGCCGGTCCGTAGGGTCATAAGGCCTAAGGTGCTGAAGAACTACGAGTCCCACGATTACCTGTACGATCGTCTCTACGAAGACACTTGTCCAAGAGTT CCAACGCTATGCAACGAGCGGGCCTGCCTCGGCAGCCTCATGGCCATTCCAGGGCGGGGCGAGGAGCCGCGAGACCCCGAAGAAGTGCTGAACGACGCCAAGGACTTCTTTGGGCAATACTTCGCTTCGATCAGAAG AGCCAACACGCCCGCGCACGAAGCTCGCTGGAAGTTAGTCCAGGATGAAGTGGCTCGGACTGGCACGTACCAGCTCACTACCACCGAGCTGGTCTTCGGAGCCAAGCTGGCATGGAGGAACGCCAGCCGCTGTATAGGAAGGATACAATGGTCCAAGCTTCAG gtatttgactgcagaCAAGTGACTACGACCAGCGGGATGTTCGAAGCTCTCTGCAACCACATCAAATACAGCACAAATAAAGGAAACATCAG GTCGGCGATAACAGTGTTCCCCCAACGCACAGACGGCAAGCATGACTACAGAATATGGAACAGCCAGCTCATCAGCTACGCAGGGTACAGGCAGCCTGATGGTACCGTACTAGGGGACCCGATGCACTGCGAGTTCACAGAG CTCTGCATAAAGCTGGGCTGGAAGCCGCCGCGTACCGCCTGGGACATCCTACCACTAGTGCTGTCCGCCAACGGGAAAGACCCGGACTACTTCGAGATCCCTAGAGAGCTGGTCATGGAGATACACATGACGCATCCTGG ATACGATTGGTTCGAAGAGCTGAACCTCCGTTGGTATGCGCTCCCAGCGGTATCCAGCATGCGTTTCGACTGCGGTGGCATCGAGTTCACGGCCAACGCCTTCAACGGCTGGTACATGAGCACCGAGATCGGCTGCAGAAACTTCTGCGACACCAACAGATTGAACGTTTTGGAG AAAGTAGCCCAGAAGATGGGACTGGACACAAGAACGCCAGTGAATCTGTGGAGGGACAAAGCATTAGTCGAAGTCAACGTGGCTGTCTTACACAGCTTCCAGCAGCAGAACGCTACCATCGTCGACCACCACACCGCATCCGAGAGCTTCATCAAGCATCTGGATAATGAGAACAGGCTTAG GTCTGGTTGCCCAGCTGACTGGATTTGGATTGTGCCTCCAATGTCTTCGTCCATAACTCCAGTCTTCCaccaagagatggcgctgtactACTTAAGGCCGTCCTACGAATATCAG GAACCAGCCTGGAAGACTCACCAGTGGCAGAAGTCGAAGCCCATCACTGGGAAGAGGCCTATCAATAGGAAGTTCCACTTTAAGCAAATCGCTCGCGCCGTCAAGTTCACCTCCAAACTCTTCGGACGAGCCCTCTCCAAGAGGATCAAGGCCACCGTCCTATATGCTACTGAAACTGGCAAGTCGGAGCAATACGCCAAAGAGCTGGGAGTGATATTCGGACACGCCTTCAATGCTCAG GTTCACTGTATGGCAGATTATGATATCACTTCAATAGAGCACGAGGCTCTATTGCTTGTGGTTACCTCAACCTTTGGTAATGGAGATCCTCCAGAAAATGGCGTT GCATTCGGCGAACACTTATGCGAGATTCTGTACACCGATCAAGTTGGAGAAGAAATGACTGG GAATCAAATGCTGACACCAAAATCCTTCATAAAAGCGAACAGTCAGATGGAACTACAAAGATATGCCGCTGGCAATCCGAAAAAGTTGAGTCGGTTAGAGTCACTTAAAG GCAGTGCTACAGATGCGACCTCCATAGACAGTTTTGGTCCCCTCAGCAATGTTCGCTTCGCGGTGTTCGCTCTTGGGTCCAGTGCGTATCCCAACTTCTGCAACTTTGGGAAATACGTGGACAAACTGCTGGGAGACTTGGGAGGCGAGAGGATCCACGATATCGCCACTGGAGATGAGATGTGTGGGCAGGATCAAGCATTTAGGAAGTGGGCTTCGAGTGTCTTCAAT GTGGCGTGTGAGACGTTTTGCTTGGACGATGATGAGACGTTGCAAGAGGCGAAGAGGGCTTTGGGGACAGTGGCTCTTAGTGAGGAGACAGTGAGGTTTGCTCACGCGGTCGGGCGACCGCCGACCCTCCCCGCGGCCTTGCAATCCGCTCTGAATAAACAGTTCGTGACTTGCATAGTGAAAGCCAACAAGGACTTAGGCGACGCTTCCGCAGAAAGGTCCACGATTTTTATCGACATGGAGCCCAAG GATGAAATAAAATACGACCCTGGTGACCACGTAGGAATTATAGCTTGCAACCGCAAGGAGCTAGTGGACGGCTTGCTCGCTCGTCTACAAGACGTTGATGACTTCGACGAGCCATTACAATTACAGCTGATGAAAGAAACGCACACATCCAGCG GTCCGGTGAAATCCTGGGAGCCTCATGAAAGACTTCCCGTGCTAAGTGTCCGCGATCTCTTCACGCGATTCTTGGACATCACTACTCCGCCAACGACTATACTGCTGCAATATCTGGCCAAGACCTGTGAAgatgaagaagaaagaaagcAACTGAGCATTTTGGCTACG GATCCCGGTGCATATGAAGACTGGCGTCACTTCCACTTCCCAACGTTGCCAGAAGTTCTAGATCAGTTCCAATCAGCTAGGCCAAGCGCTTCCCTGATTGCCGCTCTACTATCGCCACTCCAGCCAAGATTTTATTCCATCTCCTCATCACCAATTGCTCATCCCAAGAGACTGCATTTGACGGTTGCGGTTGTCACATACAGAACTCAAG ATGGCGAAGGTCCTGTCCACTACGGCGTTTGCTCAAATTACCTCATGGATCGTAAACCGGGAGATGAGGTTTACTTGTTTATTAGAAG TGCTCCTAACTTCCATTTGCCTCAAGACCTATCAGTTCCCCTGATACTGATAGGCCCGGGAACAGGCATTGCACCCTTCAGAGGTTTCTGGCACCACCGCAGAGCCATGTTGAACTCACGCTCTCGGCAGAACGCTGGACCAGTCTGGTTATTCTTTGGATGCAGGACTAAGACCATGGACTTGTACAGGGAAGAAAAGGAACAGGCCCTCAAGGAAGGTGTACTATCGAAAGTGTTTCTTGCTTTGTCCAGGGAGAAGTGCGTTCCAAAG ATGTATGTGCAAGAAGTTGCTGAGAAGGAGGGCCAAGAAATCCACGACTTGTTGATAAACCGTGGAGCCCACTTTTACGTGTGCGGCGACTGCAAAATGGCTGAGGATGTTCACCAAAAGTTGAAAGGCATCATCAAGAAGCACGGAAATATGACTGATGACCAAGTGCAGAACTTTATGTTTATGCTAAAG GAAGAGAACCGCTACCACGAAGACATCTTCGGCATAACCCTCCGTACCGCCGAAGTTCACAACGCGTCCCGCGAGTCGGCGCGCCGCAACCGAGTGGCGGCGCAGCCCTGA